In Rhodobacter sp. 24-YEA-8, the following are encoded in one genomic region:
- a CDS encoding HPr family phosphocarrier protein, protein MRTFRIVNEKGLHARASAKFVETVEAHDARALVSKDGMEVSGDSIMGLLMLAASRGTSIDVTTSGADAEKLADALEALVAGRFGEDY, encoded by the coding sequence TTGAGGACTTTCAGAATCGTCAATGAGAAGGGGCTTCATGCCCGCGCCTCGGCGAAATTCGTCGAGACGGTCGAGGCGCATGACGCCCGCGCGCTTGTCTCCAAGGACGGGATGGAGGTTTCTGGGGATTCGATTATGGGTCTTCTGATGCTTGCCGCCTCGCGCGGGACCTCAATCGACGTGACGACGTCGGGCGCCGATGCGGAGAAACTTGCCGATGCATTGGAGGCCCTGGTTGCCGGGCGCTTCGGAGAAGACTATTGA
- a CDS encoding carbohydrate ABC transporter permease encodes MATEQSRTAARLMVSPAVILLFLWMIVPLGMTLYFSFLRYNLLMPGMESWTGFDNYYYFITQPAFWPALTNTLLLVLGVLAITVVGGIALALLLDQPFRGQGVVRVMVIAPFFVMPTVAALVWKNMFMNPVNGMFAHLFKAVGLQPFDFLSHAPLASIILIVAWSWLPFATLILLTALQSLDREQMEAAEMDGAGWRSRFWHLTLPHLTRPITVVILIQTIFLLSVFAEILVTTNGGPGTASTNLPFLVYSQSLLSFDVGGGAAGGIIAVILANIVAVFLMRMIGKNLEV; translated from the coding sequence ATGGCGACCGAACAGTCCAGGACGGCTGCGCGTCTTATGGTCTCTCCGGCGGTTATCCTGTTGTTTTTGTGGATGATCGTGCCGTTGGGCATGACGCTTTACTTCTCATTCCTGCGCTACAACCTCCTGATGCCGGGGATGGAGAGCTGGACCGGGTTCGACAATTATTACTATTTCATCACCCAGCCCGCCTTCTGGCCAGCCCTGACCAATACGCTGCTTCTCGTGCTGGGCGTGCTGGCGATCACGGTGGTCGGAGGCATCGCACTTGCCCTGTTGCTGGATCAGCCATTCAGGGGCCAGGGCGTGGTGCGGGTCATGGTGATTGCGCCCTTCTTTGTCATGCCGACCGTGGCCGCGCTGGTCTGGAAGAACATGTTCATGAACCCCGTGAACGGGATGTTTGCGCATCTCTTCAAAGCCGTGGGGCTGCAACCCTTTGATTTCCTGAGCCATGCGCCGCTGGCCTCGATCATTCTGATCGTCGCCTGGTCCTGGCTGCCTTTTGCGACGCTGATCCTTCTGACCGCGTTGCAAAGCCTTGACCGCGAGCAGATGGAGGCCGCCGAGATGGATGGCGCCGGCTGGCGCAGCCGCTTCTGGCACCTGACCCTGCCGCATCTGACGCGGCCCATCACGGTCGTGATCCTGATCCAGACGATTTTCCTGCTTTCCGTCTTTGCCGAGATCCTCGTCACCACCAATGGCGGGCCGGGCACGGCGTCGACGAACCTGCCTTTCCTCGTCTATTCGCAATCACTTTTGTCCTTTGACGTCGGCGGCGGTGCGGCCGGAGGCATCATCGCGGTCATCCTCGCCAATATCGTTGCGGTCTTCCTGATGCGGATGATCGGCAAGAATCTGGAGGTCTGA
- a CDS encoding sugar ABC transporter substrate-binding protein yields the protein MKLSHRAMFGATVALALSGAAMAETTITVATVNNGDMIRMQGLMDGFYAKHPDIRVDWVTLEENVLRQRVTTDVATKGGQFDVMTIGTYEAPIWGKQGWLVPLNDLPADYDVDDLLPAIRGGLTVDGNLIAAPFYGESSMVMYRTDLMEKAGLTMPDAPSWAFIKEAAAAMTDKSNEVYGICLRGKAGWGENMAFLSAMGNSFGAKWFDMDWKPQFDQKPWKDTLDFYLDLMGNYGPPGAANNGFNENLSLFQQGKCGMWIDATVAASFVTNPAESTVADKAGFALAPDNGLGKRGNWLWAWNLAIPAGTQKEEAARTFVAWATSKDYLALVAEKEGWANVPPGTRQSLYDNPEYQKLPFAKMTLESINAADPNNPAVDPVPYVGVQFVAIPEFQGLGTAVGQMFSAALAGSDTAEGALAKAQAFTTTEMTRAGYIK from the coding sequence ATGAAATTGTCGCACCGCGCCATGTTTGGCGCGACGGTTGCTCTCGCCCTTTCCGGGGCGGCGATGGCCGAAACCACCATCACCGTCGCCACTGTGAACAATGGTGACATGATCCGGATGCAGGGGCTGATGGATGGGTTCTACGCGAAACATCCCGACATCAGGGTCGATTGGGTGACGCTTGAGGAGAACGTCCTGCGCCAGCGCGTCACCACAGATGTGGCGACCAAAGGCGGCCAGTTCGACGTCATGACCATCGGCACCTATGAGGCCCCGATCTGGGGCAAGCAGGGCTGGCTGGTGCCGCTGAATGATCTGCCCGCCGATTATGATGTGGATGACCTGCTGCCGGCGATCCGGGGCGGGTTGACCGTCGACGGCAATCTCATCGCTGCGCCATTCTATGGCGAAAGCTCGATGGTGATGTATCGCACCGACCTGATGGAAAAGGCCGGGCTGACCATGCCGGACGCGCCGAGCTGGGCCTTTATCAAAGAAGCCGCCGCCGCGATGACCGACAAATCGAATGAGGTCTACGGCATCTGCCTGCGTGGCAAGGCGGGCTGGGGCGAGAATATGGCCTTCCTCTCGGCCATGGGGAACAGCTTCGGTGCGAAGTGGTTCGACATGGACTGGAAGCCGCAATTCGACCAGAAGCCCTGGAAGGATACGCTGGATTTCTACCTTGATCTGATGGGCAATTATGGCCCTCCGGGGGCGGCGAATAATGGGTTCAACGAAAACCTCTCGCTGTTCCAGCAGGGCAAATGCGGCATGTGGATCGACGCGACCGTGGCGGCGAGTTTCGTGACCAATCCGGCGGAATCGACCGTGGCCGATAAGGCCGGCTTCGCGTTGGCGCCCGATAACGGGCTGGGCAAGCGTGGCAACTGGCTCTGGGCCTGGAACCTTGCAATCCCTGCGGGCACGCAGAAGGAAGAGGCCGCCAGGACCTTCGTCGCCTGGGCAACCAGCAAGGACTATCTCGCGCTGGTGGCGGAAAAAGAGGGCTGGGCCAATGTCCCCCCGGGCACCCGCCAGTCGCTTTACGACAATCCGGAATATCAGAAACTGCCCTTTGCGAAGATGACGCTTGAATCGATCAATGCGGCCGATCCGAACAATCCGGCGGTGGATCCGGTGCCCTATGTCGGGGTGCAATTCGTGGCGATCCCGGAATTCCAGGGGCTTGGCACGGCGGTCGGGCAGATGTTCTCGGCGGCTCTTGCGGGGTCTGATACCGCCGAGGGCGCGCTGGCCAAGGCGCAGGCCTTTACCACGACCGAGATGACCCGGGCGGGCTATATCAAGTGA
- a CDS encoding HAD family phosphatase has protein sequence MTVSPELLILDCDGVLIDSEIISAQMLVAELAQLGVEIDLAYVARHFLGRSYPTVMATIRADFGLDLPPEFETGYREALLAAFRRDLRIMPGVAAMLDLLAVPVCVATSSSPRRVETSLGLVGLWDRLGAVTFTASEVARGKPAPDLFLHAAARMGVAPAACLVIEDSLTGLRAAKAAGMEVWRFTGGSHMGSDTPEEPEDARPTRRFDDFSRFFDSVPALRRPQ, from the coding sequence ATGACTGTTTCACCTGAGCTGCTGATCCTCGATTGCGATGGCGTGCTTATCGACAGCGAGATCATCAGCGCGCAGATGCTGGTGGCGGAGCTGGCGCAGCTGGGCGTCGAGATCGACCTCGCATATGTCGCCCGCCATTTTCTGGGGCGCAGCTATCCGACGGTGATGGCGACGATCCGTGCTGATTTCGGCCTCGATCTGCCGCCTGAATTCGAAACGGGCTACCGCGAGGCGCTGCTGGCCGCGTTCAGGCGCGATCTGCGCATCATGCCTGGCGTGGCGGCGATGCTGGACCTGCTGGCGGTGCCGGTCTGTGTCGCCACCTCGTCCAGCCCGCGCCGGGTTGAGACCTCGCTCGGGCTTGTGGGCCTGTGGGACCGGCTCGGCGCGGTGACCTTTACCGCAAGCGAGGTGGCGCGCGGTAAACCTGCGCCTGATCTGTTCCTTCATGCCGCAGCGCGGATGGGGGTGGCGCCTGCGGCATGTCTCGTGATCGAGGACAGCCTGACGGGTTTGCGCGCGGCTAAGGCGGCGGGCATGGAGGTCTGGCGCTTTACCGGGGGCAGTCATATGGGCTCTGATACGCCGGAAGAGCCCGAAGACGCCCGCCCGACCCGCCGTTTTGACGATTTTTCCCGGTTTTTCGACAGCGTGCCTGCATTGAGGAGACCGCAATGA
- a CDS encoding carbohydrate ABC transporter permease: MARSTSPARTWAVTIAAWTIGFLIFFPILWIFILSFRTEGDAIKAPLEVLTAPWTMESYHVVQERSNYFLHFMNSVIISLGSTVLALVIAIPAAWSMAFVPGKRTKDLLMWMLSTKMMPAVGVLVPLYLLFRDFGLLDSRIGLVGVLTLINLPIVIWMLYTYFREIPGEILEAARMDGASLSREILYVLTPMAVPGIASTMLLNIILAWNEAFWTLQLTTRNAAPLTQFIASYSSPEGLFYAKLSAASTMAIAPILILGWFSQKQLVRGLTFGAVK; encoded by the coding sequence ATGGCGCGCAGCACAAGCCCCGCCCGGACATGGGCCGTCACCATCGCGGCCTGGACGATCGGTTTCCTGATCTTCTTCCCGATCCTGTGGATCTTCATCCTGTCCTTCCGGACCGAGGGCGACGCTATCAAAGCGCCGCTTGAGGTCCTGACCGCGCCCTGGACGATGGAGAGCTATCATGTCGTCCAGGAACGCTCGAACTACTTCCTGCATTTCATGAATTCGGTGATCATCTCGCTCGGATCGACCGTGCTGGCGCTGGTCATCGCGATCCCGGCGGCCTGGTCGATGGCCTTTGTCCCCGGCAAACGCACCAAAGACCTGCTGATGTGGATGCTTTCTACCAAGATGATGCCGGCGGTCGGCGTGCTGGTGCCGCTTTACCTGTTGTTCCGCGATTTCGGCCTGCTGGACAGCCGCATCGGCCTGGTTGGCGTGCTGACCCTGATCAACCTGCCGATCGTGATCTGGATGCTCTACACCTATTTCCGCGAGATCCCGGGCGAGATCCTCGAAGCCGCGCGGATGGACGGCGCCAGTCTGAGCCGCGAGATCCTCTATGTCCTGACCCCTATGGCGGTGCCGGGGATCGCCTCGACCATGCTTCTGAACATCATCCTGGCCTGGAATGAGGCCTTCTGGACATTGCAGCTGACCACCAGGAACGCGGCCCCCCTGACGCAGTTCATCGCCAGCTATTCCAGCCCCGAGGGCCTTTTCTACGCGAAACTCTCGGCGGCCTCGACCATGGCGATCGCGCCGATCCTGATCCTTGGCTGGTTCAGCCAGAAACAACTCGTCCGCGGCCTGACCTTTGGCGCGGTGAAGTGA
- a CDS encoding sugar-binding transcriptional regulator translates to MSRADTEPSLLDDAARAGWLYYVGGMTQDQIAGELGISRQRAQRLVSRAMAEGLIQVRLNHPIGASMDLAARLKDRFGLATCRVVPGLGPGADPAAGIAGAAAAELERVLRMEDPLTIGFGTGRALRALVEALEPMAAPQHRLVSLIGNIAPDGSASFFDVVMRLADRVQAPHYPMLVPVVSSTAEERAEFHALGPVRRVLELARGADVVFVGVGQMSDDAPLHRDGFVSDAELREMQAAGAAGEVAGWVFDSDGHYLDFGINTRTGGLRVDPGLSRPAIGIAAGASKVPGIHAALKSRIINGLVTDSPTAEALLSRG, encoded by the coding sequence ATGAGCCGCGCCGATACAGAACCCAGCCTGCTTGACGATGCCGCCCGTGCCGGCTGGCTCTATTATGTCGGTGGCATGACCCAGGACCAGATCGCGGGCGAGTTGGGTATCTCGCGTCAGCGCGCCCAGCGTCTGGTCAGCCGCGCCATGGCCGAAGGGCTGATCCAGGTGCGGCTCAATCATCCGATCGGCGCCTCGATGGATCTTGCGGCGCGTCTGAAGGATCGTTTCGGGCTGGCGACCTGCCGCGTGGTGCCGGGGCTCGGGCCGGGCGCTGACCCTGCCGCAGGGATCGCCGGTGCGGCGGCAGCCGAACTGGAGCGGGTCCTGCGGATGGAGGATCCTCTGACCATCGGCTTTGGCACCGGCCGCGCGCTGCGCGCCCTTGTCGAGGCGCTGGAGCCGATGGCCGCGCCGCAACACCGTCTGGTCTCGCTGATCGGCAATATCGCCCCCGACGGATCGGCGAGCTTTTTCGATGTGGTGATGCGGCTCGCCGACCGGGTCCAGGCGCCGCATTACCCGATGCTGGTGCCTGTGGTGTCTTCGACCGCCGAGGAACGTGCCGAATTCCATGCGCTTGGCCCCGTCAGGCGGGTACTTGAACTCGCGCGCGGAGCGGATGTGGTCTTTGTCGGCGTCGGCCAGATGTCGGATGACGCGCCATTGCACCGGGACGGATTTGTCAGCGATGCCGAATTGCGCGAGATGCAGGCGGCGGGCGCCGCAGGCGAGGTCGCGGGCTGGGTCTTTGATTCGGATGGCCATTACCTCGATTTCGGGATCAACACACGCACCGGTGGCCTGAGGGTAGATCCAGGCCTCTCCCGCCCTGCCATCGGCATTGCTGCGGGTGCATCCAAGGTGCCGGGCATCCATGCCGCGCTGAAGTCCCGCATAATCAATGGTCTCGTCACCGATTCCCCAACTGCCGAAGCCCTGTTGTCGCGCGGCTGA
- a CDS encoding PTS sugar transporter subunit IIA: MIGIVIVAHGGLAREYLSAVEHVVGKQDGMIAIAIEDDHDRNAKQAEIIAAANSVDSGEGVVVVTDMFGGSPSNLSLPACTASGRRILYGANLPMLIKLAKSRDIPVPEAVAAALDAGRKYINSLDLGGGI; this comes from the coding sequence TTGATCGGGATTGTAATCGTCGCTCATGGAGGGCTGGCGCGGGAATATCTTTCCGCTGTGGAGCATGTTGTCGGCAAACAGGACGGCATGATCGCCATTGCGATTGAAGATGACCATGACCGCAACGCAAAACAGGCCGAAATCATCGCCGCCGCCAATTCGGTTGACAGCGGTGAGGGGGTCGTTGTGGTGACGGATATGTTCGGGGGATCGCCCTCGAATCTGTCTTTGCCGGCCTGTACGGCTTCGGGACGTCGCATTCTTTATGGCGCGAACCTGCCAATGCTGATTAAGCTGGCGAAATCGCGCGATATTCCTGTGCCAGAGGCGGTTGCGGCCGCGCTGGATGCCGGGCGCAAATATATCAACAGCCTTGACCTCGGCGGCGGGATCTGA
- the rapZ gene encoding RNase adapter RapZ yields MDASSAAQSRDAVPGEFRLVLVTGPSGAGRTTAIRVLEDIGYETIDNIPLSLIPRLLEGTAPDRPVALGLDVRNRDFNATALIELIDGMVRDPGVSPMVVYLDCASPELIRRYSETRRRHPLAPDETPAEGIARELDLLTPIRVRADLLIDTTELSPHDLKAEIKRWFEPDISGRLAVSLQSFSYRRGLPRGVDMVFDCRFLKNPHWNPALRALDGRDPAVQAFLAQDPNFAPFLDRVRDLVEFLLPAQVGEGKAHLAIGFGCTGGQHRSVAIAELMGSALAQAGWPVSKRHRELERKAGEMPGPADKVSVA; encoded by the coding sequence ACCGGGCCGTCAGGCGCCGGGCGGACCACTGCCATCCGGGTTCTGGAAGATATCGGCTATGAGACGATCGACAATATTCCCCTGAGCCTGATCCCGCGTCTGCTGGAGGGGACTGCCCCTGACCGGCCCGTGGCCCTGGGGCTTGATGTCCGGAACCGCGATTTCAACGCCACCGCGCTGATCGAGCTGATCGATGGGATGGTGCGTGACCCCGGGGTCTCGCCGATGGTGGTTTACCTGGACTGCGCCTCGCCCGAACTGATCCGCCGCTATTCCGAGACCCGGCGGCGCCACCCGCTGGCCCCCGATGAGACCCCGGCCGAAGGTATCGCGCGCGAGCTGGATCTGCTGACCCCGATCCGGGTCAGGGCCGATCTGCTGATCGACACGACCGAGCTGTCGCCCCACGACCTGAAAGCCGAGATCAAGCGCTGGTTCGAGCCGGACATATCCGGTCGCCTCGCGGTGTCGCTGCAAAGCTTCAGCTACCGCCGCGGTTTGCCGCGCGGGGTGGATATGGTCTTTGATTGTCGCTTTCTGAAGAACCCGCACTGGAACCCCGCGCTCCGCGCTTTGGACGGGCGGGACCCGGCCGTGCAGGCGTTTCTGGCGCAGGATCCGAATTTCGCCCCCTTTCTTGACCGGGTACGGGATCTGGTTGAATTTCTGCTCCCGGCTCAGGTGGGTGAGGGCAAGGCGCATCTTGCAATCGGGTTTGGCTGCACCGGCGGGCAACACAGATCGGTTGCTATAGCAGAATTGATGGGCAGTGCCCTTGCGCAGGCCGGCTGGCCGGTGTCAAAACGGCACAGGGAACTGGAACGCAAGGCCGGCGAGATGCCTGGCCCAGCTGACAAGGTGTCTGTGGCTTGA
- a CDS encoding ABC transporter ATP-binding protein codes for MGQITLSAVTKSFGEVNVIPPLDLTINDGEFVVFVGPSGCGKSTLLRLIAGLEDISSGQVVIDGKDATDTAPGSRGLAMVFQSYALYPHMTVRKNIAFPLKMAGLSPDQQNAKVEQAAKVLNLTNYLDRRPGQLSGGQRQRVAIGRAIVREPAAFLFDEPLSNLDAALRVTMRQEISELHQSLKTTMIYVTHDQVEAMTMADKIVVLNAGRIEQVGSPLELYRQPKNLFVAGFIGSPKMNFITGAEAAHEGCTTLGIRPEHIAVTQDGRWTGVVGLAEHLGSDTFLKVQTAEAGELTVRVSGEMALHHGDRVSLHPQEGKLYRFDHEGRAL; via the coding sequence ATGGGACAGATTACCCTTTCCGCAGTCACGAAAAGCTTTGGCGAAGTGAATGTCATTCCGCCGCTTGACCTGACCATCAATGACGGCGAATTCGTTGTTTTCGTGGGGCCGTCGGGTTGCGGCAAATCGACCCTGCTCAGGCTGATCGCGGGGCTTGAGGATATTTCCTCGGGCCAGGTCGTGATCGATGGCAAGGACGCGACCGACACCGCGCCGGGAAGCCGGGGGCTCGCGATGGTGTTCCAGTCCTATGCGCTTTATCCGCATATGACGGTTCGCAAGAACATCGCATTCCCGCTGAAAATGGCGGGTCTCAGCCCCGATCAGCAGAACGCAAAGGTCGAACAGGCCGCGAAGGTGCTGAACCTGACGAACTATCTCGACCGCCGTCCGGGCCAGCTTTCGGGGGGTCAGCGCCAGCGCGTCGCCATTGGCCGGGCCATCGTGCGCGAACCGGCGGCGTTTTTGTTCGACGAGCCGCTGTCCAACCTTGATGCGGCCCTGCGCGTGACCATGCGGCAAGAGATTTCCGAGCTGCACCAGTCGCTTAAGACCACGATGATCTATGTGACCCATGATCAGGTCGAGGCGATGACCATGGCCGACAAGATCGTGGTGCTGAATGCGGGGCGGATCGAACAGGTCGGATCGCCGCTTGAGCTGTATCGCCAGCCGAAGAACCTCTTTGTCGCGGGCTTTATCGGCAGCCCGAAGATGAATTTCATCACCGGGGCCGAAGCCGCGCATGAGGGCTGCACGACGCTGGGGATCCGCCCGGAACATATCGCGGTGACGCAGGACGGGCGCTGGACCGGCGTGGTGGGCCTTGCAGAACATCTCGGCTCGGACACCTTTCTCAAGGTTCAGACCGCCGAGGCGGGCGAGCTGACCGTCCGTGTCTCCGGCGAGATGGCCCTGCATCACGGCGACCGCGTCAGCCTCCACCCGCAGGAGGGCAAGCTTTACCGCTTCGACCATGAGGGAAGGGCGCTGTGA
- a CDS encoding lysophospholipid acyltransferase family protein: MTEQSPPTAKPAAPAPVDRPYDMRRLSYAGTFRNPFKANTIRTIEWFTAKIRLLSLIRSFEKSGAPFGAPFWPKAIRHMGIRIDTPPEEIARIPKTGPVVVVANHPSGLVDGMIMAEMITRVRPDFKILTRSLLTGIPEVEEFMIPVPFPHEDNAREEGLKMRNETLAQLKKGGVIILFPAGKVAMSETWFGPAIEAEWNVFTHKIVKSTGATILPIYFPGQNSRSFLIANKLSDTLRQGLLLREIKRALFKPQRPHIGEPIPADELKKWEGNPRGFLAWLRAHTLALGKAR; this comes from the coding sequence GTGACCGAGCAAAGCCCGCCCACCGCCAAACCCGCAGCGCCGGCTCCGGTGGACAGACCCTATGATATGCGCCGGCTGTCTTATGCCGGAACCTTCCGCAACCCGTTCAAGGCGAATACGATTCGCACGATTGAATGGTTTACGGCGAAGATCCGGCTTTTGTCGCTGATCCGCAGCTTCGAGAAATCAGGTGCCCCTTTTGGCGCCCCCTTCTGGCCCAAGGCGATCCGCCATATGGGCATCCGCATCGACACGCCACCCGAGGAAATCGCCCGCATCCCGAAAACCGGTCCGGTCGTCGTGGTGGCGAACCACCCCTCGGGTCTGGTCGATGGCATGATCATGGCCGAGATGATCACCCGGGTGCGGCCCGATTTCAAAATCCTCACCCGTTCGCTTCTGACCGGCATCCCCGAGGTTGAGGAATTCATGATCCCGGTGCCCTTCCCGCATGAAGACAATGCGCGCGAAGAAGGTCTGAAGATGCGCAACGAGACCCTCGCGCAGCTGAAAAAGGGCGGCGTGATCATTCTCTTCCCCGCCGGCAAGGTCGCGATGTCCGAGACCTGGTTCGGCCCGGCGATCGAGGCGGAATGGAATGTCTTCACCCATAAGATCGTGAAATCCACCGGCGCCACCATCCTGCCGATCTATTTCCCCGGTCAGAACAGCCGCAGCTTCCTGATCGCGAACAAGCTGTCGGATACGTTGCGCCAGGGCCTTTTGCTGCGCGAGATCAAGCGCGCGCTCTTCAAACCGCAGAGACCCCATATCGGCGAGCCGATTCCGGCGGATGAGCTGAAGAAATGGGAAGGCAATCCGCGCGGCTTCCTCGCCTGGCTGCGCGCGCATACGCTGGCTTTGGGCAAGGCGCGCTGA